The genome window TCACCGTGAAGGTGCAGCGGGTGGGCGTAGAGCAGCCCATCACCTTTACCATCGTGCGCGAAGAGATCCACGTCCGCTCCGTTCCGAACGCGTACATGGTGGCTCCCGGCGTGGGCTACGCGAACCTGGTGATGTTCAGCGCAACCAGCACCACCGAGCTGCGCGCCGCGATCGACCGGCTTCGCACCGAGGGCGCCCGCTCGCTGGTGCTGGACCTTCGCGCCAACCCGGGCGGCCTGCTGGACCAGGGCGTGGGCGTGTCGGACCTGTTCCTGAAGCGCGGCGAGTCCGTCGTGGAGATCCGCGCGCGCGACCCGCAGGAAAGCGAAACGTACCGCGCCGCCGACGACCAGGCGTACGAGGGGCTGACCGTAGCGGTGCTGGTGGACGGCTACAGCGCCAGCGCGGCCGAGATCGTGGCCGGCGCGCTGCAGGACCACGACCGCGCCATCGTGCTGGGCACCACCACGTACGGCAAGGGCTCGGTGCAGACGCTGCTGCCGCTTTCCGGGGGCAACGCGCTGAAGATCACCACGGCCAAGTGGTACACGCCCGTGGGCCGCTCCATCCAGAAGGAGGCCACGCGCGGCGAGGGGCAGGAGGAAGCCCGGGTGGAGGATGACGACGAGGTGCTGGGTGCCGACGGCACGCCGGTGACGGCCGCGGACACCACCAAGAAGGTGCCCTACCGCACCGACAGCGGACGTACGGTATTCGGTGGCGGCGGCATCGTCCCCGACCTCATCGTGCGGCAGGACACCGCGGTGGAGGCGGAGAAGGAGTTCTTCCGCGTGGCCTCGCGCAGCGCGGCCAAGTTCCAGAACGCGCTGTTCGGCTACGCGGTGGCGTACGAGCGGGCCCACCCGGAGCTGCGGCCTGACTTCGCGGTCACGCCGGAGATGCGCCGCGGCTTCTACGACCGCCTTCGCGCGGCCGGCGTGGACGTGACCTGGGAGGTGTTCCAGGGCGCCCAGCGCTTCATCGATGCGCGGCTGATCGACGAGATCGCGCGCAGCAAGTTCGGCGCGTCGGTGGCCGCGCGCCGCGACGACCCCACGGACCGCGTGCTGCAGGAAGCCATCCGGCTGCTGCAGCAGGCGCCGAACACCCAGGCGCTGCTGCGCGCGGCGCAGCAGCAGCCCGCGGCGGCGTCTCGCAGCCGCTGACGCGGGTTGCGGCGCTTGCCGCAAGCTTCGCGGACCTGCTTTCGGGGCTGGTGGGATTTGGAGGAGGGGTGCTCATGGTGCCCTTCCTCTACTTCTTTTCGCCCAGCGCGCTCCGCGCGGGTGGCGTTCTTCGCAAACGATTCTACCTGACGTTCCGGCGATGTCCGACAGCTTCGTAGAGGTGACCCGCGGACCGGTGGTGGAAAGCCGCCACCGGGTGCACGTGGCGGTGGTGGATGCCGAAGGTACGCTGCGCGCGTACTCGGGAGACCCCGACATGGTGACGTTCTGGCGCTCGTCGGCCAAGCCGCTGCAGGCCATCCCGGTGGTGGACGACGGCGCGTACGACCGCTTCGGGTTTACCCCCGCCGAGCTGGCCGTCATCTGCGGCTCGCACAGCGGCTCGCCGGCCCACGTACGGACGGTGGAGGGGCTGCTGGAAAAGATCGCGCTGACGGCCGAGGCGCTGGCGTGCGGCCCCCACGCCCCGTTCCACGACGGCACCCGGCGCGCGCTGGTGGAACAGGGGCTGGAGCCGGGGCGCCTTCACAACAACTGCTCCGGCAAGCACGCGGGGATGATGGCCGTCGCCCGGGCCCGCGGGTGGGACCCCGAGGGATACCAGTTGCTGGAGCACCCGGTGCAGGCGCGCCTGCTGACCGAGGTGGCGCGCTGGGCCCGCATGCCCGCCGAGGCCATCGGCCTGGGGGTGGACGGCTGCGGCGTGGTCTGCTACGCCATGCCCCTGCGGCAAATGGCGCTGGCCTACGCGTCGCTGTCGGCCGCGGCGCGGCGGGGCGAGCGCGGGCCGGCGACGGTAGTCGAGGCCATGGCCGCGCACCCGGAGATGGTGGCGGGCGAGGGGCGCATCTGCACGGAGCTGTCGCGGCTGACGGAGGGGCGCATCTTCGCCAAGGTGGGCGCCGAGGGCGTGTACTGCGTGGGCAGCCCCGGCGCGGAGCTGGGGATCGCCCTGAAGGTGGAGGATGGGACCAATCGTGCGCTGGCCCCGGCCGTCGCGGGGGTGCTGCGCGAATTGGACCTGATTTCGGAGGACGACTTCGGGGCGCTTCACCGGTACGTGTTCCGCGAGATCACCAACACGCGCGGCGAGGTGACGGGCGAGGTGCACCCCGCCATCCGTCTTCGCGCGGCGGATGCCTGACGCGTCCGGCCGGGCGGCGCTCCTGCGCGTCGCCGCCGCCCTCGCCACGCGCGACACGGGGACCATCCGCGACGCGATGCAGTCCGCGGCGGCTTCGGCGGACCCGGTGGCGGTGGAGGAGGTGCTCCTTCAGTCGCACCTGTTCGTGGGCTTTCCCGACGCGCTGAACGCCATCGCCCTGTGGCGGAACGTGAGCGGGCGCCCGGCGCCGGACCCCATCCGCGAGGACCCGTCCGGCTGGGAGGCGCGGGGGGAGCGGGTGTGTTCCACCGTCTACGGCGGCAACTACGGAAAGCTGCGCGAGAACGTGCGGGGCCTGCACCCGGACTTCGACGGGTGGATGGTGACGGGCGGGTACGGACGGGTGATCGGGCGGCCGGGTCTGGATCTGAAGACGCGCGAGCTGTGCATCGCGGCGCTTCTGGCGGTGTGGAACGTGCCGCGCCAGCTTCACTCCCATCTTCGCGGTTCCCTGAACGCCGGCGCCACCGTGGACGAAGTGGACGAGACCGTCGAGATCGCCTGCGGGATGATTTCTGACGACCGGGCGGCGGAGGTGAAGGCGCTGTGGGGGGAGATTAGGGGCCGGGCGGGGGAGTAGGTCCCAGGCCGAGGCGAGCACGGGCGAATGAATTCGCTGCAACAACCACACGAAGTCCGCCTGCGCGGACTGGCTTGCCTGGGTGTGAGTTGAAGGGTGTGCGCGCGCCGGAATCCGATGCAGTTCTCCCCCTCTCCCGCTTGCGGGAGAGGGGGCCGGGGGGAGAGGGCAGCCGGGGAGTGCGCCGGAACGGCCGAAGCGTGCCGAGCCAAGCCAGGGAAGCCGTCGCGTGCGCCGCTGCCCCCGACACGCACCGGGCTGGCTCCCTTCCCCCACGCAGTTTGTGGGGGAAGGGCTGGGGATGGGGGGCGCCAGGGTCGCGCACAGGACTGGGCCATTCCGCACGTATTCATGCACGCGCCGGGTCGGACTGGCGGCGCGGCGACATATCCATTTCGGAGTGAGGCAGAGCGGTGTTCCTGGATTACGCTGAGATCAACGTGAAGGCGGGCGACGGCGGTGCGGGTGCGTCGTCCATGCGCCGCGAGTCGATGACCCCGCGCGGCGGCCCCGACGGCGGCGACGGCGGGCGCGGCGCCGACGTCATCCTTCGCGCCGACGGCCAGCTCACCACGCTGCTGGACTACCGATACCGCCAGCAGTACAAGGCCGAGAGCGGCCAGAAGGGCGCGGGCGCCAACTGCACCGGCCGCAGCGGCGAGCCGCTGGTGCTGCGCGTGCCCCCCGGCACCGTCATCCGCGACGTGGAAACCGAGGAGCTGCTGGGTGAGTTGCTGGAGGATGGCGAAGAGATCGTCATCGCCCGCGGCGGCAAGGGCGGATGGGGTAACGCGCGCTTTGCCACGGCCACCAACCAGGCTCCCCGCCGGGCCGACCCCGGCGAGCCGGGCGACGCGCGGCGCATCGCGCTTGAGCTGAAGCTGATCGCCGACGTGGGGCTGGTGGGCGAGCCCAACGCCGGAAAGAGCACGCTTCTCTCGTCCGTCTCGGCGGCCACGCCAAAGGTGGCGGACTACCCGTTCACCACGCTCACGCCCAACCTGGGTGTGGTGCAGCTGTCGGGGAACCGCTCGTTCGTCATCGCCGACATCCCCGGCATCATCGAGGGCGCGCACGAGGGCAAGGGGCTGGGTCACCAGTTCCTGCGCCACATCGAGCGCACCCGCACGCTGGCGCTGATGATTCCCGGCGACGCGCTGGAGCCCCAGGCCGAGTACGACAAGCTGCGCTCGGAGCTGCGCGAGTACTCCGAGGAGCTTGCCCAAAAGGCGCACTGCGTGGTGTTCACCAAGGCCGACCTGCTGCCGCCGGACTGGCCGGAGCCGCGGGTGGATGCGCCCGACGCCTGGGGCCAGTTCTCGATCTCGTCCGTCGCGCAGAAGGGGCTCGATCCCTTCCTGGAGGCGCTGTGGACCCAGGCCGCGGCCGCCCTGGCCGCGGAGCGCGGAGACGAGGAAGTGGAGCCTTGGCGCCCCTGACGCGCGCCGGTGGGGACACGTGTGGTCCGGGTTTTTGGCTGCCCCTTCCGTCCGGATCAACTGATAGGTAGCTTCGGCGGAGCGATCGTCCGCCGGACAGAGCGGACGCGGATTCCCGCCGTCCGCTCTTTCTCATGCCGCTGGCCAGCGCCGCCCTCGAAGACGTCGTTCGCATCGCCATCGTCCCGGGGATCGGGCCGGCGCGGCTGGCCGCGCTCATCGCCCGGTTCGGCTCGGCGGAGCGCATCCTTGCCGCGCCCGCGGCCGCCATTGCCGCCGTTCCGGGCTTCGGGCCCGAGTTCGCGCGGCGCGTGGCGGGTGCGGGCACGCCCGAGGGCCGGGCGAGGGCGCGCGAGGCGCTTCGTGTTCTCGCCGACGTCGGCGCCACGGCCATCACCTCCGAGGACGAAGATTATCCCGAGGCGTTCCGCGGGCTGGCCGATCCACCGTTCGTCCTGTACGCCGCGGGTGACCTCGGGCTGCTGCGCCGCCCGGGCGTGGGCGTCGTCGGCACGCGGGCGCCCACCCCGTACGGCCGCGCCTCCGCCGCGGGGCTCACGCGTGAGTTGGCGCGCGCGGGCTACGTGGTCGTCAGCGGAATGGCGAAGGGCATCGACGCGGTCGCGCATGCAGCGGCGCTGGACGCGGGGGGCGCCACGGTGGGTGTGCTGGGGCACGGCATCGACCGCGCCTATCCGCCCGAGAATCGCGGCCTGTTCCGCCGCGTTCGCGAGCACGGCCTGCTCATCTCGGAGCTGCCGCCCGGCGAGGAGCCGCTGGCGGGCAACTTTCCCCGGCGCAATCGGCTGATCGCCGCGCTCAGCGCGGGCGTGCTGGTGGTGGAGATGGGCGAGAAGAGCGGCGCCAAGCATACCGTGGATTTCGCGCTGGAGCTGGGGCGCGAGGTGTTCGCCGTCCCTGGTCCCATCGGCTCGGCGGCGAGCGCGGGAACCAACCAGCTGCTGAAGGACGGCGCCCGCCTGGTGACGTCCGCGCGCGACATCCTGGAAGAGCTGCACGGCGTTGGGCTGGTGCCGCATCACGTCGAGGAGGGCCGACCCGCCTCGGGGCCGTCGCCATCCGTGCCGACGCCGCCCGCGGTCGCCCTCGCGGGCGACGAGCTGCAGGTGTTCCGCGTGCTCCGCCCCGATCCACGCCACGTCGACGCGCTCGCGGCCGAGGCTGGGCTGGGCGTCAGCGGCACCCTCGCGGCGTTGCTGGGTTTGGAGCTTCACGACCTTGCCGAGGCGTTGCCGGGCAAACACTTCAAGCTGCGGTGACGATCGCCACCGTAGGCATCCACCCCTTCTCGTTCGCGAAGCCGTCATGCGCGGCGCGGCCGTGAACAGCTACGCGGCGCCGGACGGCATCTACGTCTTCGCGCGCCGGGATCTGGGGCCGGCGCGGGCGGCGGGCACCGCCGACTAGGCGCGGCCTTGGGTTTTGTGACCGCTGCCGCGCCCTGGCTGAAAGGCAGCCGCGGCTAGATCCTTCGCCCCGCGTGGGATCGTCGGTGGGAAGGTGTCGCTCGCCTGGGGCTCAGGATGACAGGCTTTCGGTGTTCGGGCCGGTGCGCGTGCCGGTCCGCTTCCTTGCGCAGGGGAACGCGCGGCCGGTTCGGGTGTCGTTACCCCCATGCTTCCCAACGCGTTGCCTGATCTCCCGGCCGCACGTCCGCGGTCGCTGTACGTGCACGTGCCGTTCTGCACGCGGCGCTGCTCGTACTGCGACTTTGCCGTGCAGGCCATGCGTGACCCGCCGGTGGATGCCTGGCTGGATGCCGTCGCGGGCGAGATGCACATGCTGTCGGATGAGCGGGGCTGGGGCGCGCCGCTGCGGCTGGACACCGTCTACATCGGCGGGGGGACGCCGTCGCTGCTGGGGCCCGACGCCATGGCCGCGCTCCGCGAACACCTGCGCCCCTGGGCGGAGTGGGACGACGCGGCGGAGTGGACGTGTGAGGCCAATCCCGAGAGCTTTACGCCTGAGGTGGCCCGCGGCTGGCGGGCCGCCGGGGTGAACCGCATCTCCCTGGGCGCGCAGACGTTTCATGAGCCCACGCTGCGGTGGATGGGCCGCCTTCATGGCGTGGACGGCCCCGCCCGCGCGTTCGACGCGGCGCGCGCCGCCGGGTTCGGCAACGTGAGCGTGGACCTGATCTTCGGCGTGCCGTCGCGCCTGGGGCGCGCCTGGGGCGACGACCTGGTTCGAGCGCTGCTGCTGGAGCCCGAGCACGTTTCGCTCTACGGGCTGACCGCCGAGGCCGCCGCGCCGCTGGGGCGCTGGGTGGGCGAGGGCCGCGAAACGCTGGCCGACGAAGACCGCTACGCCGACGAGTACCTGCTGGCGCACAACACGCTATGCGGCGCGGGCTTCGAGCACTACGAGGTGAGCAACTTCGGCCGGCCGGGGCTGCGCTCGCGCCACAACTTCGTCTACTGGACGGGCGAGCCGTACGCGGCGCTGGGGCCCGGGTCGCACGCCTTTTATCCCCCGCTGCGCCGCTGGAACGTGCGCAGCTGGGACGAGTATCGCGAGATGATCGCCTCCGGCCGCCCTCCCACGGACGGCGAAGAGGTGGTGGATGAGGAGACCGGCGGGCTGGAGCGCGCCTGGCTGCTGCTGCGTACGGACCAGGGCTGGCCGATGAAGGATGCGGGCGAGGCGGTCCGCCGGCTCGCGGCGGGATGGACTGATCGGAATCTGGCCGAGGCGCGGGAGGGGCGGCTGCGGCTTACGCCCGAGGGGTGGCTGCTGCTGGATGGACTGGCCGTGGAGATGGCCGGCGCGGCTGAGCAGGATGCTCGTTCCGCCTCCGGGCGGGGCGGGGAACGGGCTGACCTGGCCGCCGCGGGCGCAGGAAGCGCAAGCGGCGCCGCGGGTTGACGGCCCTGCGAGGGGAGGGCAGATTGATCGGGTTTTGCTTGGAACTCCAAAGGCCTTCGTGCCGCAGATGACCACGGGAGAACCTCTTTCCGAGCGCGAGCACCAGATCCTCGAGGCGGTGATCCGCACCTACGTCGAAACCGCCGAGCCCACGGGCAGCCGCACCGTGGCGCGCCGGTTCAAGCTGGGCATTTCGCCGGCGACGGTGCGCAACACCATGAGCGACCTCGAGGAAAAGGGCTACCTGTACCACCCGCACACCTCGGCGGGGCGGGTGCCCACGGACATGGCCTATCGCCTGTACGTGGACAGCCTGATGGACCGCCGAGCCCTGAGCGAGGCGGAGCGCACCTCCCTGCGCCACGAGCTGGCCGCCGGGGGTGACGTGGCCGCGGTGGAACGGCTGCTGCGCCGCGCCGCGCAGGTGCTGGGGCTGCTGACGCAGGAGCTGGGGATCGCCGTGGCACCGCGGCTTGATGAGGCCGTGCTGGAGCGGCTGGACCTGCTTCCCGTCTCCGAGGCCAAGGTGCTGCTGGTGATGACGCTGCGGGCCGCCGGCGTGCGCACGGTGTTCGTCGACGTGCCCGCCACCCTGCCGCCCAGCACGCTGGCCTCCGTAGCGCGCATTCTGAACGAGCGGCTGGCCGGGCACACGCTGCGGGAAATCCGCGGAACGCTCCCCGACCGCCTGCGCGACACCGTGGCCTCGGGCGACCCCGGCTCGGAGCTGCTGAACGTGTTCCTGCAGTCGGCCGAGGACTGGTTCGCCCCGGTGGGAACGGACGAGCTTCACCTGGGCAGCGCCTCGGTGCTGGCCGACCAGCCCGAGTTCAGCAGCGGCGAGCGCCTTCGCTCGCTGATCACGCTGACCGAGAGCCGCGACCTGCTGAAGAGCGCGGTCGCCGGGCGGGTGGACGGCGAGGGGCTGAAGGTGACGATCGGCGTGGAGCACCGCGACCCGGCGCTTTCGGGCTTCACGCTGGTGACGTCGGAGTACCACGTGGGCGGATTGAAGGGCGTCATCGGCGTGATCGGGCCCACGCGCATGCCGTACGAGCGGGTGATCGCCGTCGTGGAAAGCACGTCGTCGATGGTCTCGGACCTGTTGATGTGAAATCATGAACACCGCGATGAAAGACTACTACGAGGTTCTCGCCGTCGAAAAGACGGCCGATGGCGAGGCTATCAAGAAGGCCTACCGCAAGCTGGCCATGCAGTACCACCCGGACCGCAACCCGGGCGACAAGGCGGCCGAAGACCGGTTCAAGGAGGCCACCGAGGCGTACGAGGTGCTCCGCGACACCGAGAAGCGCGCGCTCTACGACCGCTACGGCCACGCGGGCGTCAAGCGCGGCGCGAGCGCGTCCGGCGGCGGCGGCGGGTTCGGCGGCTTCGGGTTCGAGGACGCGCTGAACATCTTCATGCGCGACTTCGGCGGCGGCGGCTTCGAAGACCTCTTCGGGCAGCGGCGCGGCCGCGGCGGCGTGCAGAAGGGCAAGGACCTGCAGATCAAGGTGCCCATCACCCTGCAGGAAGTGGCCACGGGCGTCCGCAAGACCATCCGCATCCGTACGCTGGACCCCTGCGACACCTGCAAGGCCACCGGCTCGGCCGACGAGGGCGGGGTGCAGACCTGCACCACCTGCCAGGGCGCCGGCCAGGTGAGGACGGTGCAGCGCAGCGTGTTCGGGCAGTTCGTCAGCGCCAGCGCGTGCCCCACCTGCCGCGGCGAGGGGAAGACGATCAAGAACCCGTGCCGGTCGTGCAACGGCGACGGTCGGCAGCGCGGCGAAAGCACGGTGGACGTCGACATCCCCGCCGGGGTGAGCAGCGACAACTACCTGACGCTGCGCGGCGCGGGCAACGCCGGCCCACGGGGCGGCCCCCGCGGCGACGTGCTGGCCGTGATCGAGGTGGAGGACGATGCGCGCTTCCAGCGGGAGGGAAGCGATCTGCTGTTCGAGCTGCCGG of Longimicrobium sp. contains these proteins:
- a CDS encoding carboxymuconolactone decarboxylase family protein; amino-acid sequence: MPDASGRAALLRVAAALATRDTGTIRDAMQSAAASADPVAVEEVLLQSHLFVGFPDALNAIALWRNVSGRPAPDPIREDPSGWEARGERVCSTVYGGNYGKLRENVRGLHPDFDGWMVTGGYGRVIGRPGLDLKTRELCIAALLAVWNVPRQLHSHLRGSLNAGATVDEVDETVEIACGMISDDRAAEVKALWGEIRGRAGE
- the hrcA gene encoding heat-inducible transcriptional repressor HrcA, coding for MTTGEPLSEREHQILEAVIRTYVETAEPTGSRTVARRFKLGISPATVRNTMSDLEEKGYLYHPHTSAGRVPTDMAYRLYVDSLMDRRALSEAERTSLRHELAAGGDVAAVERLLRRAAQVLGLLTQELGIAVAPRLDEAVLERLDLLPVSEAKVLLVMTLRAAGVRTVFVDVPATLPPSTLASVARILNERLAGHTLREIRGTLPDRLRDTVASGDPGSELLNVFLQSAEDWFAPVGTDELHLGSASVLADQPEFSSGERLRSLITLTESRDLLKSAVAGRVDGEGLKVTIGVEHRDPALSGFTLVTSEYHVGGLKGVIGVIGPTRMPYERVIAVVESTSSMVSDLLM
- the hemW gene encoding radical SAM family heme chaperone HemW, yielding MPDLPAARPRSLYVHVPFCTRRCSYCDFAVQAMRDPPVDAWLDAVAGEMHMLSDERGWGAPLRLDTVYIGGGTPSLLGPDAMAALREHLRPWAEWDDAAEWTCEANPESFTPEVARGWRAAGVNRISLGAQTFHEPTLRWMGRLHGVDGPARAFDAARAAGFGNVSVDLIFGVPSRLGRAWGDDLVRALLLEPEHVSLYGLTAEAAAPLGRWVGEGRETLADEDRYADEYLLAHNTLCGAGFEHYEVSNFGRPGLRSRHNFVYWTGEPYAALGPGSHAFYPPLRRWNVRSWDEYREMIASGRPPTDGEEVVDEETGGLERAWLLLRTDQGWPMKDAGEAVRRLAAGWTDRNLAEAREGRLRLTPEGWLLLDGLAVEMAGAAEQDARSASGRGGERADLAAAGAGSASGAAG
- a CDS encoding S41 family peptidase; the protein is TVKVQRVGVEQPITFTIVREEIHVRSVPNAYMVAPGVGYANLVMFSATSTTELRAAIDRLRTEGARSLVLDLRANPGGLLDQGVGVSDLFLKRGESVVEIRARDPQESETYRAADDQAYEGLTVAVLVDGYSASAAEIVAGALQDHDRAIVLGTTTYGKGSVQTLLPLSGGNALKITTAKWYTPVGRSIQKEATRGEGQEEARVEDDDEVLGADGTPVTAADTTKKVPYRTDSGRTVFGGGGIVPDLIVRQDTAVEAEKEFFRVASRSAAKFQNALFGYAVAYERAHPELRPDFAVTPEMRRGFYDRLRAAGVDVTWEVFQGAQRFIDARLIDEIARSKFGASVAARRDDPTDRVLQEAIRLLQQAPNTQALLRAAQQQPAAASRSR
- the dnaJ gene encoding molecular chaperone DnaJ; this encodes MNTAMKDYYEVLAVEKTADGEAIKKAYRKLAMQYHPDRNPGDKAAEDRFKEATEAYEVLRDTEKRALYDRYGHAGVKRGASASGGGGGFGGFGFEDALNIFMRDFGGGGFEDLFGQRRGRGGVQKGKDLQIKVPITLQEVATGVRKTIRIRTLDPCDTCKATGSADEGGVQTCTTCQGAGQVRTVQRSVFGQFVSASACPTCRGEGKTIKNPCRSCNGDGRQRGESTVDVDIPAGVSSDNYLTLRGAGNAGPRGGPRGDVLAVIEVEDDARFQREGSDLLFELPVSFSQAALGGDVTIPTVYGDEKVKVAAGSQSGEVITLRGKGLPHLGGGGRGDQYVRLNVWTPTELNAEQEELFRRLAQLEGPVPGARRTKGLWDRVKDAFAA
- the obgE gene encoding GTPase ObgE, translated to MFLDYAEINVKAGDGGAGASSMRRESMTPRGGPDGGDGGRGADVILRADGQLTTLLDYRYRQQYKAESGQKGAGANCTGRSGEPLVLRVPPGTVIRDVETEELLGELLEDGEEIVIARGGKGGWGNARFATATNQAPRRADPGEPGDARRIALELKLIADVGLVGEPNAGKSTLLSSVSAATPKVADYPFTTLTPNLGVVQLSGNRSFVIADIPGIIEGAHEGKGLGHQFLRHIERTRTLALMIPGDALEPQAEYDKLRSELREYSEELAQKAHCVVFTKADLLPPDWPEPRVDAPDAWGQFSISSVAQKGLDPFLEALWTQAAAALAAERGDEEVEPWRP
- the dprA gene encoding DNA-processing protein DprA translates to MPLASAALEDVVRIAIVPGIGPARLAALIARFGSAERILAAPAAAIAAVPGFGPEFARRVAGAGTPEGRARAREALRVLADVGATAITSEDEDYPEAFRGLADPPFVLYAAGDLGLLRRPGVGVVGTRAPTPYGRASAAGLTRELARAGYVVVSGMAKGIDAVAHAAALDAGGATVGVLGHGIDRAYPPENRGLFRRVREHGLLISELPPGEEPLAGNFPRRNRLIAALSAGVLVVEMGEKSGAKHTVDFALELGREVFAVPGPIGSAASAGTNQLLKDGARLVTSARDILEELHGVGLVPHHVEEGRPASGPSPSVPTPPAVALAGDELQVFRVLRPDPRHVDALAAEAGLGVSGTLAALLGLELHDLAEALPGKHFKLR
- a CDS encoding asparaginase; translation: MSDSFVEVTRGPVVESRHRVHVAVVDAEGTLRAYSGDPDMVTFWRSSAKPLQAIPVVDDGAYDRFGFTPAELAVICGSHSGSPAHVRTVEGLLEKIALTAEALACGPHAPFHDGTRRALVEQGLEPGRLHNNCSGKHAGMMAVARARGWDPEGYQLLEHPVQARLLTEVARWARMPAEAIGLGVDGCGVVCYAMPLRQMALAYASLSAAARRGERGPATVVEAMAAHPEMVAGEGRICTELSRLTEGRIFAKVGAEGVYCVGSPGAELGIALKVEDGTNRALAPAVAGVLRELDLISEDDFGALHRYVFREITNTRGEVTGEVHPAIRLRAADA